One segment of Luteolibacter rhizosphaerae DNA contains the following:
- a CDS encoding IS3 family transposase: IPATRAQARLMVFDYIETFYNPVRLHSSLGYQSPVEYEQSLNHS, encoded by the coding sequence ATCCCCGCCACCCGCGCGCAGGCACGGCTGATGGTCTTTGACTACATCGAAACCTTTTACAACCCGGTGCGCCTCCACAGCTCGCTGGGCTATCAATCGCCCGTGGAATACGAACAATCCCTCAACCACAGCTAA